The Chryseobacterium nakagawai genome has a segment encoding these proteins:
- a CDS encoding M1 family metallopeptidase — MKRIFSGMLVVVSLLQLSAQELYMPRNIKKAYEKGTRDISGAPGKNYWQNKGIYNVDVKVDANTKTVSGKETIVYTNNSPDNLNELAIRFVNNLHKPESPRSGSVAKDFLSTGLKIKSFIVNGEKYDIDSEDWGTVEKVKLKSVLKSKSKAEVKIEWEYPLSVQSGREGQIDPETFYVAYSFPRISVYDDYNGWDMLPHSDRQEFYNDFNDYSFAITAPKNYVVWATGDFLNPESVLQPEYLKRYKASLKSDKLMHIATEQEMKSGKVTRQNKWNVWKFKATHITDFCFALSNHYVWDAASVQLKTKRASVQAGYKAGAKDFEHYVDWMRYNLDWFSKNWPGVEYPYNVMTAIQGYADMEYPMMINDTSIPDDLQDARLTADHEIAHTYFPFYMGINETRYAFMDEGWATTLEYLIGIDENGEAKAKEFYKNFRVKRWINDPSAEQDQPIITMSTQVSGSGYGNNSYVKSSLSYLALKDYLGDELFKKALHHYMDNWNGKHPVPWDYFNSMNTGSGKNLNWFFQNWFYTNNYIDLNVAGASQMNDLLTVNIVNVGGFAIPFDAILSYDDGTTEKLHFSPSVWEKDQKLADLVIPIKKKVKSVQLDGDIFMDYTPGDNTRTL, encoded by the coding sequence ATGAAGAGAATTTTTTCCGGAATGTTGGTTGTTGTTTCATTGCTGCAACTCTCTGCTCAGGAATTGTATATGCCGAGAAATATTAAAAAAGCTTATGAAAAAGGAACCCGCGATATTTCTGGTGCACCTGGCAAAAACTACTGGCAGAATAAAGGAATTTACAATGTTGATGTAAAAGTGGATGCTAATACAAAAACAGTTTCCGGAAAAGAAACAATTGTTTATACCAATAACAGTCCGGATAATCTTAATGAATTGGCGATAAGATTTGTAAATAATTTACACAAACCAGAGTCTCCAAGATCAGGATCGGTGGCTAAAGATTTCTTGTCCACCGGACTTAAGATCAAATCATTCATTGTAAATGGGGAAAAATATGACATCGATAGTGAGGATTGGGGGACGGTTGAAAAAGTAAAATTAAAATCAGTTTTAAAATCAAAATCAAAAGCTGAGGTTAAAATTGAATGGGAATATCCGCTTTCTGTGCAAAGTGGAAGAGAAGGGCAGATTGATCCTGAAACCTTCTATGTAGCGTATTCTTTCCCTAGAATTTCTGTATATGATGATTATAACGGATGGGATATGCTTCCTCATTCCGATAGACAAGAGTTCTATAATGATTTTAATGATTATAGTTTTGCCATTACCGCTCCAAAGAATTATGTGGTGTGGGCGACCGGAGATTTCCTGAACCCCGAATCTGTTCTTCAGCCAGAATATTTGAAAAGATATAAAGCTTCATTGAAAAGTGATAAGTTAATGCATATTGCTACAGAGCAGGAAATGAAGTCAGGAAAAGTTACCCGGCAAAATAAGTGGAATGTCTGGAAGTTTAAAGCTACTCACATTACAGATTTCTGTTTTGCCTTGAGTAACCACTATGTATGGGATGCTGCAAGTGTTCAGCTTAAAACTAAAAGAGCAAGTGTTCAGGCCGGGTATAAAGCAGGAGCAAAAGATTTTGAACATTATGTAGACTGGATGCGTTACAACTTGGATTGGTTTTCCAAAAACTGGCCGGGAGTAGAATATCCTTATAACGTAATGACAGCTATTCAGGGATATGCAGATATGGAATATCCGATGATGATTAATGATACCAGTATTCCGGACGATCTTCAGGATGCGAGGCTTACTGCAGATCATGAAATTGCACATACTTATTTTCCTTTCTATATGGGGATTAACGAAACAAGATATGCCTTTATGGACGAAGGATGGGCAACTACCTTAGAGTATTTAATTGGAATTGATGAGAATGGAGAAGCCAAAGCAAAAGAATTTTATAAAAATTTCCGTGTAAAAAGATGGATCAATGATCCTTCAGCAGAACAAGACCAGCCGATCATTACAATGAGTACACAGGTAAGCGGTTCTGGATACGGTAACAATTCATATGTGAAATCATCGCTGTCTTATCTTGCCCTAAAGGATTATCTAGGAGATGAACTGTTTAAGAAAGCACTGCATCATTACATGGATAACTGGAACGGAAAGCACCCGGTTCCATGGGATTATTTCAATTCTATGAATACAGGTTCCGGAAAAAATCTGAATTGGTTTTTCCAGAATTGGTTTTATACGAATAATTATATTGATTTAAATGTAGCAGGAGCGTCGCAAATGAATGATTTGCTTACAGTGAATATAGTAAATGTAGGTGGATTTGCCATTCCTTTTGATGCTATATTATCTTACGATGATGGGACTACTGAAAAGCTGCATTTTTCACCTTCTGTCTGGGAAAAAGATCAAAAATTAGCAGACCTGGTAATTCCTATTAAGAAAAAAGTAAAATCCGTACAATTGGATGGAGATATTTTCATGGATTATACACCGGGAGATAACACTAGAACCTTATAA
- a CDS encoding phosphatase PAP2 family protein: protein MKKIALASGILLHLYSYKAQDTIQSRNLQQDIALINTNSPIKEPTPLFKKEWVKKSVAPAILFTAAAATWGEKENIREVRNRYLPNFKVKYDDYLQYAPAVAVYGLKLAGVKGRNNIGRATLSYGTSLAIMAILVNSIKYTTKVERPDGSKNNSFPSGHAAMAFTNASFLHKEYGMVNPAYSIAGYGSATITGLGRNLNNRHWVPDILAGAGIGIISTELGYFFIDKIYKNKGDNLSLLSRIEGNDYPSFLSLKMGTALGTTNFLKESELDDKKQTGFEGGLEGAYFFSKKWGVGADITFSSFPIKSQRINFDDGQDFGDHEIKTQSMGFLAAGIGPYFSHEFSERWQLMLKLTGGYSATASGKVFVKGNEIDTPNHELQIARYKPKPAFRWNTGASITYKFNPGLGLTFYTDYNQINSTIRYHFSDEIKESDELNQELNNLIAKEKINYVTLGLRLTAYF from the coding sequence ATGAAAAAAATAGCCCTAGCGTCAGGGATTTTACTGCATTTATATAGTTATAAAGCACAGGATACAATCCAATCCCGAAACCTCCAGCAGGATATTGCTTTAATCAACACCAACTCACCTATAAAAGAACCGACTCCACTTTTCAAGAAAGAATGGGTAAAAAAGTCTGTAGCTCCAGCTATTCTTTTTACGGCAGCAGCGGCTACATGGGGAGAAAAAGAGAATATCCGGGAGGTAAGAAACCGATATCTACCTAACTTCAAAGTAAAATATGATGATTACCTTCAATATGCACCAGCTGTAGCCGTTTACGGTTTAAAACTAGCCGGGGTAAAAGGAAGAAACAATATTGGAAGAGCAACATTATCTTACGGTACTAGTTTAGCCATAATGGCTATTTTAGTCAATTCGATTAAGTATACTACAAAGGTTGAACGCCCTGATGGATCTAAAAACAATTCTTTCCCATCAGGACATGCTGCCATGGCGTTTACTAATGCCAGCTTTCTGCATAAGGAATATGGAATGGTAAACCCAGCTTATAGTATTGCAGGGTATGGCTCTGCTACCATTACAGGACTTGGGAGAAACTTGAACAACAGACACTGGGTTCCGGATATCCTTGCCGGTGCTGGAATTGGGATTATATCGACAGAGCTTGGATATTTTTTTATCGATAAGATTTATAAAAATAAGGGAGATAATTTAAGTCTCTTATCCAGAATAGAAGGAAACGATTATCCTTCATTCCTTTCTCTAAAGATGGGTACAGCTTTAGGGACTACCAACTTCCTAAAAGAATCAGAACTGGATGATAAAAAACAAACCGGTTTTGAAGGTGGATTGGAAGGCGCTTATTTCTTTTCAAAAAAATGGGGTGTGGGAGCAGATATTACTTTCAGTAGCTTTCCTATTAAGTCTCAAAGAATAAACTTTGATGATGGACAGGATTTTGGTGACCATGAAATTAAAACACAATCTATGGGCTTTCTGGCAGCAGGGATTGGTCCTTATTTTTCTCATGAGTTCTCAGAAAGATGGCAGCTTATGTTAAAACTAACAGGTGGATATTCTGCTACTGCCAGTGGAAAAGTATTTGTAAAAGGAAACGAAATAGATACTCCTAATCACGAACTTCAAATAGCCCGATACAAGCCAAAGCCAGCTTTTCGCTGGAATACAGGGGCTTCTATAACCTACAAATTCAACCCGGGATTAGGTCTTACTTTCTATACAGATTACAATCAGATCAACTCTACAATCCGATATCATTTCAGTGATGAAATCAAAGAAAGTGATGAACTAAATCAGGAACTGAACAACTTGATTGCCAAAGAAAAAATAAATTATGTTACCCTAGGCTTACGATTAACCGCCTATTTTTAA
- a CDS encoding zinc metalloprotease produces the protein MKKLFFGALVLSFMSACNNDSVTNQNETPVNSEASPTAWTATQRKCTSEEIRETMLLKHPELKQKVADIEFGTEKFAENLKIGKVLADGSVEIPVVFNVIYNTSAQNVSDARIAEQIAVLNADYGATNSDITKIPSAFQPSAAGDVKIRFKLVATNRKQSTKTGWRSDLEQMKKASTGGIDATDVNKNMNIWVVNSILDENNQPGTLGYAYYPENAGQWYDGLVIGYQYIGKTGASAPFNLGRTVTHEVGHYLNLPHLWGSSNAGCQTDYSNDTPTSPGPNYGNPTYPLNRVCGGVSRSQMFMNYMDYVDDKSMYMFSANQKTRMQAVVSASGPRSGLR, from the coding sequence ATGAAAAAACTCTTTTTTGGAGCTCTAGTTCTGAGCTTTATGTCAGCCTGTAATAATGACAGCGTTACCAATCAAAATGAAACACCCGTGAATTCAGAAGCTTCTCCTACAGCTTGGACTGCCACACAAAGAAAATGTACTTCAGAGGAAATAAGAGAAACAATGCTTTTGAAACACCCTGAACTTAAACAAAAAGTAGCCGATATTGAATTCGGTACTGAAAAATTTGCAGAAAATCTTAAAATTGGAAAAGTACTTGCAGATGGAAGCGTTGAAATCCCTGTTGTATTTAATGTAATTTATAATACTTCTGCTCAGAATGTTTCCGACGCAAGAATTGCAGAACAAATTGCTGTGCTCAATGCTGATTATGGAGCAACCAATTCTGACATTACTAAAATTCCTTCTGCATTTCAACCTTCAGCAGCTGGTGATGTAAAAATCCGTTTTAAATTAGTAGCGACTAACCGTAAACAGAGCACAAAAACAGGCTGGAGATCTGATCTCGAACAGATGAAAAAAGCGAGCACCGGAGGCATTGATGCAACTGATGTGAATAAGAATATGAACATATGGGTCGTTAATTCAATACTTGATGAAAATAATCAACCCGGAACCCTAGGATATGCTTATTATCCGGAAAATGCAGGACAGTGGTACGATGGTCTTGTAATAGGATATCAGTATATAGGAAAAACTGGCGCTTCTGCTCCATTCAACTTAGGTAGAACAGTAACCCATGAAGTAGGACATTATCTAAATCTTCCACACCTTTGGGGCTCATCTAATGCTGGCTGCCAAACAGATTACTCTAATGACACTCCAACTTCTCCAGGCCCTAACTATGGAAATCCGACGTATCCTCTAAACAGAGTTTGTGGAGGGGTAAGCCGTTCTCAGATGTTTATGAACTATATGGATTATGTGGATGACAAGTCAATGTATATGTTTTCTGCGAATCAAAAAACAAGAATGCAGGCTGTAGTATCCGCATCCGGACCAAGATCTGGATTAAGATAA
- a CDS encoding response regulator transcription factor produces MKKTIVIVDDHILIAKALEGIIGNFSEFEVIYVCESGKDLIQKFEEGNTIPDIILMDVSMPIMDGFETAAWVTKNYPGIKIMALSMQGDDNSVIKMIKNGAKGYLLKNTHPKDLEIALTRLNTDGFFYPEWASKIIFSNLNKNDIETSVKISEREKEFLKYTVTELSYKEIADRMCCSPRTVESYRDQLCDKLDLKTRVGLAVFAIKNGFAN; encoded by the coding sequence ATGAAAAAAACAATTGTAATTGTTGACGATCATATACTTATTGCTAAGGCCCTGGAAGGGATTATTGGTAACTTCAGTGAGTTTGAAGTTATCTATGTCTGTGAAAGCGGCAAAGACCTGATTCAAAAATTCGAAGAAGGAAATACAATTCCAGATATTATTCTTATGGATGTCAGCATGCCAATTATGGATGGTTTTGAAACTGCAGCCTGGGTCACCAAAAATTATCCCGGCATTAAAATAATGGCACTCAGCATGCAAGGCGATGACAACAGTGTCATTAAAATGATTAAAAATGGGGCAAAAGGATATCTTTTAAAAAATACCCACCCAAAAGATCTGGAAATAGCACTTACAAGACTAAATACAGATGGTTTCTTTTATCCCGAATGGGCCTCAAAAATTATCTTCTCAAATCTCAATAAAAATGATATTGAAACTTCTGTAAAGATCTCTGAGCGGGAGAAAGAATTTTTAAAATACACTGTAACAGAATTAAGCTATAAAGAAATTGCAGACAGAATGTGTTGTAGCCCAAGAACAGTAGAAAGCTATCGTGATCAGTTATGTGACAAACTGGATTTAAAAACCCGTGTTGGTCTTGCTGTCTTTGCTATTAAAAATGGCTTTGCAAACTAA
- a CDS encoding sensor histidine kinase produces MGKAELIITIILFNTFFVMFAVAVAIYIRNYRQRKKEYLNEIEMKNEIHQRELLSTQLEIQQATMQQIGRELHDNIGQKLTLVSLYVQQMLYENKVPEANERIDQVSQIINQSLQDLRSLSKTLTDDNISQKEIVTLIQEEVDNTNSLKKCLISFEHNFDYLDLGFVHKNLLLRITQEFIQNSIKHSHCKNIFISLNTSENILWELTIRDDGIGFDPTRTQSNGIGLTNMKNRAEIIGADFRLESEKNVGTQLNIILKKQP; encoded by the coding sequence ATGGGGAAAGCAGAATTAATAATTACGATCATCCTTTTCAATACATTCTTTGTAATGTTTGCCGTTGCTGTGGCCATCTATATCAGAAATTACAGACAGCGTAAAAAAGAATATCTTAATGAAATAGAGATGAAAAATGAAATTCACCAAAGAGAACTCCTTTCTACTCAGCTCGAGATCCAGCAAGCTACCATGCAGCAGATTGGAAGGGAGTTGCATGATAATATTGGGCAAAAGTTAACTTTAGTGAGTTTATATGTTCAGCAAATGCTTTATGAGAACAAAGTTCCTGAAGCCAATGAGAGAATTGACCAGGTTTCCCAGATCATCAATCAGTCATTGCAGGATCTGCGTAGCCTTTCAAAAACATTGACTGATGACAATATCAGTCAAAAAGAAATTGTAACTTTAATTCAGGAAGAAGTTGATAATACCAATTCTTTGAAGAAATGCCTGATCAGTTTTGAACATAATTTTGACTACCTGGATCTTGGCTTTGTTCATAAAAATCTATTGCTAAGAATCACTCAGGAATTTATCCAAAATAGTATAAAACACTCTCACTGCAAAAATATTTTCATCAGCTTAAATACTTCTGAAAACATACTTTGGGAACTTACCATTCGTGATGACGGAATCGGATTTGACCCAACCCGGACTCAATCTAATGGAATTGGTCTCACTAATATGAAAAACAGAGCTGAAATTATTGGTGCAGATTTCCGTCTAGAGAGCGAAAAGAATGTAGGAACCCAACTTAATATTATCTTAAAGAAACAGCCATGA
- the clpB gene encoding ATP-dependent chaperone ClpB has translation MNLNQYTVKSQEAIQAAQQVAMELGNQSIEPQHLLEGIFQVDENISPFILKKSEADANLVRERNRESLEKLPKVQGGNIYLSQSANKVLLDAPNIAKKMGDEYVTIEHLWLSLIETSSEVSQMLKDMGVTKKLLEGAIKELRKGSKATSASSEETYQSLNKYAKNFNELAAEGKLDPVIGRDEEIRRVLQILSRRTKNNPILIGEPGVGKTAIAEGIAHRIINGDVPENLMDKTLYSLDMGALIAGAKYKGEFEERLKSVVNEVIKSDGQIILFIDEIHTLVGAGGGEGAMDAANILKPALARGELRAIGATTLNEYQKYFEKDKALERRFQKVMVEEPDTESAISILRGIKDKYEAHHKVRIKDEAIIAAVEMSQRYISDRFLPDKAIDLIDEASAKLRMEINSKPEELDVLDRRLMQLEIELAAISREGNQTKIDHLKEDISKISEQRNEINAKWLKEKQKSEDLTQIKKDIESLKLEAERASRAGDYAKVAEIQYGKLREKEDELSKVELEMQNHQNELIKEEVTSENISEVIAKWTGIPVTKLLQSERDKLLHLEAELHHRVVGQDEAIEAVADAIRRNRAGLSDDKKPIGSFLFLGTTGVGKTELAKALAEFLFDDENNMTRIDMSEYQERHSVSRLVGAPPGYVGYDEGGQLTEAVRRRPYSVVLLDEIEKAHPDVFNTLLQVLDDGRLTDNKGRVVNFKNSIIIMTSNLGSHLIQENFENLTEENQDEIVNKTKVEVFDLLKQTLRPEFLNRIDEIVLFQPLRKKEIGKIVQYQLRGFNEMLAKRNIIMTFTQDAVDYLMEKGYDPAFGARPLKRVIQQEVLNKLSKEILAGNVNDGDRITLDYFVETGLVFRPTEQ, from the coding sequence ATGAACTTAAACCAATATACTGTAAAATCACAGGAAGCTATCCAGGCAGCACAACAAGTTGCTATGGAATTAGGTAACCAAAGTATTGAACCTCAACATCTCCTTGAAGGAATCTTCCAGGTGGATGAAAATATATCGCCTTTCATATTAAAGAAATCTGAAGCTGATGCCAATTTAGTAAGAGAGCGAAATCGTGAAAGTTTAGAAAAGCTCCCAAAAGTACAGGGAGGGAATATCTATCTTTCACAATCTGCAAATAAAGTATTGCTGGATGCACCCAATATCGCTAAAAAAATGGGCGATGAATATGTAACAATTGAACATTTATGGTTATCTCTTATCGAAACCAGCTCCGAGGTCTCTCAAATGTTGAAAGACATGGGAGTAACCAAGAAGCTATTAGAAGGTGCTATTAAAGAATTAAGAAAAGGAAGTAAAGCTACTTCTGCAAGTTCAGAAGAAACTTATCAGTCCTTAAATAAATATGCTAAAAACTTTAACGAGTTAGCAGCTGAAGGAAAGCTGGATCCGGTAATCGGACGTGATGAAGAGATCAGAAGAGTATTGCAGATCCTTTCCAGAAGAACAAAAAACAACCCTATTTTGATTGGAGAGCCCGGTGTGGGTAAAACAGCTATCGCTGAAGGAATTGCCCATAGAATTATCAATGGAGATGTTCCGGAAAACCTGATGGATAAAACATTATATTCATTAGATATGGGAGCTTTGATCGCCGGTGCAAAATACAAAGGTGAATTTGAAGAGCGTCTGAAATCTGTTGTGAATGAAGTAATCAAATCTGATGGACAGATTATTCTTTTCATTGATGAGATCCACACTTTAGTAGGAGCCGGAGGTGGTGAAGGTGCTATGGATGCCGCCAACATTTTGAAACCTGCCCTTGCAAGAGGCGAATTAAGAGCTATCGGAGCAACTACTTTGAATGAATACCAAAAGTATTTTGAAAAAGATAAGGCATTAGAAAGACGTTTCCAAAAAGTAATGGTAGAAGAACCGGATACTGAATCTGCGATTTCTATTCTTCGCGGAATTAAAGATAAATATGAAGCTCACCATAAGGTAAGAATCAAAGATGAAGCGATTATTGCTGCGGTAGAAATGTCTCAAAGATATATCTCAGACCGATTTTTACCAGACAAAGCGATTGACCTTATCGATGAGGCTTCTGCTAAATTAAGAATGGAAATCAATTCAAAGCCAGAAGAATTGGATGTTTTAGACAGAAGACTAATGCAATTGGAGATTGAATTGGCTGCGATTTCAAGAGAGGGCAATCAAACTAAAATCGATCATTTAAAAGAAGATATCTCTAAGATTTCTGAACAGAGAAACGAGATTAATGCAAAATGGTTGAAAGAAAAACAGAAAAGTGAGGATCTAACCCAGATCAAAAAAGATATTGAATCTCTGAAACTAGAGGCAGAAAGAGCTTCCAGAGCCGGAGATTATGCCAAAGTAGCGGAAATCCAATATGGAAAACTTCGTGAAAAAGAAGATGAGCTTTCCAAAGTAGAATTGGAAATGCAAAACCATCAGAATGAACTTATCAAAGAGGAAGTAACTTCTGAAAACATTTCTGAAGTCATAGCTAAATGGACGGGTATTCCTGTAACCAAGTTATTACAGTCTGAAAGAGATAAATTATTGCATCTTGAAGCAGAACTTCACCACAGAGTTGTGGGACAGGATGAAGCCATAGAAGCCGTAGCTGATGCAATCAGAAGAAATAGAGCTGGATTAAGTGATGATAAAAAACCAATCGGATCATTCTTATTCTTAGGAACAACCGGTGTTGGTAAGACTGAGCTTGCAAAGGCATTAGCTGAGTTCTTATTTGATGATGAAAACAATATGACCAGAATTGATATGAGTGAATATCAGGAACGTCACAGTGTTTCCAGATTGGTAGGTGCCCCTCCGGGATATGTAGGATATGATGAAGGAGGTCAATTAACTGAAGCGGTAAGAAGAAGACCTTATTCCGTAGTGCTTTTGGACGAGATCGAGAAAGCACATCCGGATGTTTTCAACACATTACTTCAGGTTTTAGACGATGGTCGTTTAACAGATAATAAAGGCCGTGTAGTAAATTTTAAAAATTCAATTATCATCATGACCTCGAATTTAGGTTCACATCTTATTCAGGAGAATTTTGAAAACTTAACTGAAGAGAACCAGGATGAGATTGTAAATAAAACTAAAGTTGAAGTTTTTGATTTGCTAAAACAAACCTTACGTCCGGAGTTCCTGAACAGAATTGATGAGATTGTACTGTTCCAGCCTTTAAGAAAGAAAGAAATCGGAAAAATCGTTCAGTATCAGTTGAGAGGGTTTAATGAGATGTTAGCAAAACGTAACATTATCATGACGTTCACTCAGGATGCAGTGGATTATCTAATGGAAAAAGGATATGATCCGGCATTCGGGGCAAGACCTTTAAAAAGAGTCATCCAACAAGAAGTATTGAATAAGCTGTCTAAAGAAATCCTTGCAGGAAATGTAAATGACGGTGACAGAATTACCCTGGATTACTTTGTAGAAACAGGGCTGGTATTCAGACCTACTGAACAATAA
- a CDS encoding TetR/AcrR family transcriptional regulator, with amino-acid sequence MKLNFKFIEFAGFQYSIYFRIITFAFLQMELKEKQRKILDVAVELFKEKGYMGSSVRDLATKLNIKAASLYAHIRSKEEILEWVCFGIAQEFFDELQEVKNTDIAPKEKLNLFLDKHLSVVLKNRDVTHIYSIEWRHLEERLPEFIELRKNYQQEVEALISEIYQAENWELKSPSFTTRFILHTLNNSYFWFKRSSDSTDEITEEIRDKILYGLLGNEKR; translated from the coding sequence GTGAAATTAAATTTTAAATTCATTGAATTTGCTGGATTCCAGTATTCAATTTATTTCAGAATAATTACTTTTGCATTTTTACAGATGGAACTTAAAGAAAAACAAAGGAAAATATTAGATGTAGCTGTAGAACTTTTCAAAGAGAAAGGCTATATGGGGAGCTCGGTAAGAGATCTGGCTACGAAACTTAATATCAAGGCGGCATCGCTGTATGCACATATCCGTTCAAAGGAAGAAATTCTGGAGTGGGTTTGTTTTGGTATTGCACAGGAGTTTTTCGATGAGCTTCAGGAAGTGAAAAATACAGATATTGCCCCAAAGGAAAAACTGAATTTGTTTTTGGATAAGCACCTCTCCGTTGTTCTTAAAAACCGTGATGTTACTCACATTTATTCCATAGAATGGAGGCATTTGGAAGAAAGACTTCCTGAATTTATAGAGTTGAGGAAAAACTACCAACAGGAAGTTGAAGCGCTTATTTCAGAAATTTATCAAGCGGAAAACTGGGAATTGAAATCTCCATCATTTACAACCAGATTTATTCTTCATACCCTAAATAATTCTTACTTCTGGTTCAAAAGAAGTAGTGATTCTACTGATGAGATCACTGAGGAAATAAGGGATAAGATCCTTTATGGTTTGTTAGGAAATGAAAAGAGATAG
- a CDS encoding phenylacetate--CoA ligase family protein has protein sequence MDFSVEYLELGQLRRLQSDRLVNLMGYLNEKSEFYRRKFDELQISPQDIRSIADITKLPITYKQDLRDHYPFGLFTVPKSGLQRIHCSSGTTGKPTVVGYTKEDVELFSEVVARSLNAAGARPGMQLHNAYGYGIFTGGLGLHYGAEMLGMSVLPISGGMTARQVDLIVDFKPEVICCSPSYALTIADEFAKRGISADEISLKYAVLGSEPWTEIIRGHIEERLGVHATNIYGLSEIIGPGVSMEDFEEKGGAYIWEDHFYPEILDPVTKQPVPFGEEGVLVITTLTKKAMPLLRYWTNDITSLYYDENAKRTMVKMKPIVGRADDMLIVRGVNVYPSQIEEAFSHVKGVVPNYYLTPIEKEHMCVALDIDVEIDDELVNTQKIQANTDDYFNFVGSFGKNIENEIKKRVGITTKVKVHAQDSLPKCEGGKINRILKK, from the coding sequence ATGGATTTTTCAGTTGAATATCTGGAGCTGGGTCAGTTGAGACGGCTTCAATCCGACCGCTTAGTAAATCTCATGGGTTATCTGAACGAGAAATCGGAATTTTATAGAAGAAAGTTTGATGAATTGCAGATATCTCCACAGGATATAAGGTCAATTGCAGATATCACGAAACTTCCAATTACTTACAAACAGGATTTAAGAGACCATTACCCATTCGGATTATTTACGGTTCCTAAATCTGGACTTCAGAGAATTCACTGTTCAAGCGGAACTACAGGAAAACCTACAGTGGTAGGGTACACTAAAGAAGATGTAGAACTTTTCAGTGAAGTGGTAGCTAGATCCTTAAATGCAGCAGGAGCAAGACCGGGAATGCAGTTACATAATGCGTATGGTTATGGGATTTTTACCGGAGGTTTAGGGCTTCATTACGGTGCAGAAATGTTAGGAATGAGTGTTCTTCCTATTTCGGGAGGGATGACAGCGAGACAGGTAGATCTTATTGTAGATTTTAAACCTGAAGTGATCTGCTGTTCACCATCCTATGCTCTTACCATTGCCGATGAGTTTGCTAAAAGAGGAATTTCTGCTGATGAAATCAGTCTTAAGTATGCTGTATTGGGATCAGAACCGTGGACAGAAATTATCAGAGGCCACATTGAAGAAAGATTAGGCGTTCATGCCACCAATATTTATGGTTTGAGCGAAATCATTGGTCCTGGAGTTTCTATGGAAGATTTTGAAGAGAAAGGAGGAGCTTATATCTGGGAAGACCATTTTTATCCTGAAATTCTGGACCCTGTTACTAAACAGCCTGTCCCGTTCGGAGAAGAGGGAGTATTGGTCATAACAACCTTAACAAAAAAAGCGATGCCGCTTCTGCGTTATTGGACGAATGATATTACAAGTCTCTATTACGATGAAAATGCCAAAAGAACCATGGTGAAAATGAAGCCGATTGTTGGCAGAGCAGATGATATGCTGATTGTAAGGGGAGTAAATGTATACCCAAGTCAGATTGAAGAGGCATTTTCCCATGTAAAAGGGGTGGTTCCCAACTATTATTTAACTCCCATTGAAAAAGAACATATGTGTGTCGCTTTGGATATTGATGTTGAAATTGATGATGAACTGGTAAATACACAAAAAATACAAGCCAATACCGATGATTATTTTAATTTTGTCGGAAGCTTCGGAAAGAATATTGAAAATGAAATAAAAAAGAGAGTAGGGATCACTACAAAAGTGAAAGTTCATGCTCAGGACAGCTTGCCGAAGTGCGAAGGTGGAAAAATTAATAGAATACTAAAAAAATAA